The following proteins are co-located in the Maridesulfovibrio sp. genome:
- a CDS encoding helix-turn-helix transcriptional regulator translates to MTANIETKSKVFKALGHPSRLAIVEALCDGELCVCDIVPIVGRDISTVSKHLSLLKDAGVLKDNKRGTNVYYSLNMDCVPGFLNCLENFFARKFEEQAKAYAASSIKKL, encoded by the coding sequence ATGACAGCAAATATCGAGACAAAATCAAAAGTGTTCAAGGCACTGGGGCATCCCAGCAGGCTTGCCATTGTGGAAGCCCTGTGTGATGGCGAACTTTGCGTCTGCGATATTGTGCCCATTGTGGGCCGGGACATTTCCACCGTGTCCAAGCATCTTTCCCTGCTCAAGGATGCAGGAGTGCTTAAAGACAACAAGCGGGGGACCAACGTGTACTACAGCCTGAACATGGATTGTGTGCCGGGATTCCTGAATTGTCTTGAAAACTTTTTTGCCAGAAAATTTGAAGAGCAGGCCAAGGCCTACGCTGCAAGTTCCATAAAAAAATTGTAA
- a CDS encoding efflux RND transporter periplasmic adaptor subunit, translated as MKSFFRAAAELKASVVFLFVLLTMSVFLGGCFGDEKDDKAAAQAMPVKVIKVTEHEFPVMGEYVAQIQALKTVDIKARVQGHIKERLFTEGQRVEEGQLLFVIDPRPYSEALKKAEAELASTQATLAKAKKDYQRFKALFDQGAVSREEFDSKITDKQVLEANVSNAKAQVEQANLDLGFTQIKSPMDGIIGRTQVEPGTLVAAEATVLVTVSAVDPVYVNFSIPEKEYLVAAREMEIRRKEGKPETPTNLRIILADGGFYDHNGTFNMADRAVDSSTGTLGIRAEFPNPERILRDGQYAKVVVCLKEYPSALVVPTRALLDVQGRKSLLTVSNGTVVEKHITVDYSDDRNTVVKTGIESGTLIIADGVNKIRPGTPVTPQISQDSSKIDK; from the coding sequence GTGAAATCTTTTTTTCGTGCGGCTGCTGAGTTGAAGGCATCCGTTGTTTTTCTCTTTGTCCTGTTGACCATGTCGGTTTTTCTGGGCGGATGTTTTGGTGATGAAAAAGACGACAAGGCAGCAGCCCAAGCCATGCCGGTCAAAGTGATCAAAGTTACGGAACACGAATTTCCTGTAATGGGAGAATACGTAGCTCAGATTCAAGCTTTGAAGACCGTGGACATCAAAGCCCGTGTTCAGGGACATATTAAAGAAAGGCTGTTCACCGAAGGTCAGCGGGTTGAGGAAGGTCAGCTCCTTTTTGTCATTGATCCCCGGCCTTACAGCGAAGCTCTGAAAAAAGCAGAGGCTGAGCTTGCCAGTACTCAGGCAACCCTTGCCAAGGCTAAGAAGGACTATCAGCGGTTTAAGGCTCTTTTTGATCAAGGAGCGGTCAGCCGCGAAGAGTTTGATTCCAAGATTACCGACAAGCAGGTGCTTGAGGCTAACGTAAGTAACGCCAAGGCACAGGTTGAGCAGGCTAATCTGGATTTGGGTTTTACCCAGATCAAGTCTCCCATGGATGGCATTATCGGCAGAACTCAGGTTGAACCGGGGACTCTGGTTGCCGCAGAGGCAACCGTTCTGGTTACTGTTTCTGCTGTCGATCCGGTTTATGTAAATTTCAGCATTCCTGAAAAAGAATATCTCGTTGCTGCTCGGGAAATGGAAATACGCAGAAAAGAAGGAAAGCCTGAAACGCCCACGAATCTCAGGATCATTCTGGCTGACGGCGGCTTCTACGATCACAACGGAACTTTTAACATGGCTGACCGTGCTGTGGATTCTTCAACCGGAACACTTGGAATCAGAGCTGAGTTTCCTAATCCGGAAAGGATTCTGCGTGATGGTCAGTATGCCAAGGTTGTGGTTTGCCTTAAGGAATACCCCAGCGCGTTGGTGGTCCCCACAAGGGCGTTGCTTGATGTTCAGGGACGTAAATCGTTATTGACCGTTTCTAACGGTACTGTTGTAGAAAAGCACATAACTGTTGATTATAGCGATGACCGCAACACCGTTGTCAAAACCGGAATCGAGTCCGGAACCTTGATCATTGCTGACGGCGTGAACAAGATTCGTCCCGGAACTCCAGTTACCCCGCAAATCT
- a CDS encoding late competence development ComFB family protein, with protein sequence MLPMKDFFTSDEIVNLAEEIVYNELQAFIERAEVEFCQCDKCLFDIVCVVLNKLPSLYCSSLVDRTYPSAEFKAGYDNLKLLAAEEIPRAIEQIKGRLHH encoded by the coding sequence ATGTTGCCAATGAAGGATTTCTTTACGAGCGATGAAATTGTTAATCTTGCTGAAGAGATAGTTTATAACGAGTTGCAAGCCTTTATCGAGCGGGCAGAAGTTGAGTTTTGTCAGTGTGATAAGTGCTTATTTGATATTGTTTGCGTGGTTTTAAATAAGCTTCCGAGCTTGTATTGCTCCAGTCTTGTGGACCGCACCTATCCCAGCGCTGAATTCAAGGCTGGATATGACAATTTAAAGTTGCTGGCTGCCGAGGAAATTCCGCGGGCAATTGAGCAGATAAAAGGCAGGCTGCATCATTAG
- a CDS encoding putative zinc-binding protein, with protein MIDEEYETGFLVVSCSGGSGSGQAANSLAVELNRSGFAKMVCLAGIGAGLDEFIAEAGKVRDLIVIDGCEKGCSQIMLKKMGIEPVHTFCLTKMGVGCPVTEVDPAMLEELRKKIKLLFGQQRAESKYAVCGCDTCVRE; from the coding sequence ATGATAGATGAAGAATATGAAACCGGTTTTTTAGTAGTCAGTTGTTCGGGAGGATCAGGTTCAGGGCAGGCCGCGAACAGCCTTGCCGTAGAGTTGAATAGGAGCGGTTTTGCCAAAATGGTCTGCCTTGCGGGGATCGGTGCCGGCTTGGACGAGTTCATTGCGGAAGCAGGCAAGGTCCGTGATCTCATCGTGATAGATGGCTGTGAAAAGGGCTGTTCCCAGATTATGTTGAAAAAGATGGGGATAGAACCTGTACATACTTTTTGCCTCACTAAGATGGGAGTCGGGTGCCCTGTTACTGAAGTTGACCCGGCAATGCTGGAAGAACTGCGTAAAAAAATAAAACTTTTGTTTGGGCAGCAACGAGCTGAATCCAAGTACGCTGTGTGTGGATGTGATACATGTGTTAGAGAATAA
- a CDS encoding diguanylate cyclase: protein MSRVLVIEPSKATAKFIRATLLKAGFECDLACTYDSAKELIAANEYFVGLSSMLLDDAEYGMGIDLLLDNRIPAIAVTASMDEKALESLAKKSIVDYVLKKSDQAEYISRIVSRVFKNQGIKVLVVDDSSSVRDWISRILMRQGLTVLQAEDGRSATKVFYKNNDIKLVLTDYYMPEMDGLELTAHLRSIRSMDELSIIVLSSDSKSRTAPLFLKQGANDFIQKTASVEEILCRVNSNLEFIELIQASRDRANKDYLTGLWNRRYFFERGTPIYEQAMTLGSDLCVVMLDIDHFKKINDTYGHDAGDEVLKEFSSLLAEYVGDSGLVSRFGGEEFTIILDGIQADELLDFLEDFREQVECFSVDFKGEIITFTVSIGATANMDESLTAMVSRADNRLYEAKKTGRNKVLCDW from the coding sequence GTGAGTAGAGTTCTTGTTATAGAGCCAAGCAAGGCTACGGCCAAGTTTATCCGGGCAACTCTATTGAAGGCCGGTTTTGAATGTGACCTTGCCTGCACTTATGATAGTGCGAAGGAATTGATTGCCGCAAACGAGTATTTTGTAGGGTTGAGCAGCATGCTGCTTGATGATGCGGAGTACGGCATGGGAATAGACCTGTTGCTTGATAACAGGATTCCAGCCATTGCTGTGACTGCATCCATGGATGAAAAGGCTCTGGAGTCTCTGGCCAAGAAAAGTATTGTCGATTACGTACTTAAGAAGTCTGATCAGGCCGAATACATTTCCCGTATTGTCAGTCGTGTTTTCAAAAACCAGGGGATCAAAGTTCTGGTAGTTGATGATTCTTCCTCCGTACGAGACTGGATTTCAAGAATTCTCATGCGGCAGGGGCTGACAGTATTGCAGGCTGAAGATGGCCGCTCTGCTACAAAAGTTTTTTACAAAAACAATGATATCAAGCTGGTTTTGACAGATTATTACATGCCCGAAATGGATGGGCTTGAACTTACCGCGCATCTGCGTTCCATTCGTTCCATGGATGAGCTTAGCATTATAGTGCTGTCATCAGATAGTAAATCACGCACTGCACCGCTTTTTCTTAAACAAGGAGCGAATGATTTTATTCAGAAGACAGCCTCTGTTGAAGAGATTCTTTGCCGGGTAAACTCAAACCTTGAATTTATCGAACTTATTCAGGCCTCCCGTGATCGTGCTAACAAGGATTATCTTACCGGATTGTGGAACAGGAGATATTTCTTTGAGCGTGGAACTCCCATTTATGAACAGGCTATGACCTTAGGAAGTGATCTTTGTGTGGTGATGCTTGATATCGATCATTTCAAAAAAATTAATGACACTTACGGTCATGATGCCGGAGATGAGGTTTTAAAGGAATTTTCATCTTTGCTGGCAGAATATGTAGGTGATTCGGGATTGGTTTCAAGGTTTGGCGGAGAAGAATTTACGATTATTCTTGATGGAATTCAGGCTGATGAGCTTCTTGATTTCCTTGAAGATTTTAGAGAACAGGTTGAGTGTTTTTCTGTGGATTTTAAGGGAGAAATTATAACATTTACTGTTTCAATTGGAGCCACTGCTAATATGGATGAATCCCTTACCGCAATGGTAAGCAGGGCTGATAACAGACTTTATGAGGCCAAAAAAACAGGGAGAAATAAAGTTCTGTGTGATTGGTAG
- a CDS encoding permease, with translation MEELNIKPCACSSEPKGLKPLGLNPEAETSVGAQKDSSLPIKGNALWAAMAGGLLLWYAIYSQLLPFSKYAAFGLFGLIPGSHLGEAVQFFIYDTPKVLMLLVLVVFGIGIIRSYVTVEWTRKVLAGKRESYGNVLAALLGVVTPFCSCSAVPLFIGFVAGEVPLGVTFSFLISAPMVNEVALVLLYGLMGWKVAALYFVTGISIAIVAGWVIGRLGMEKHVEGWVKLATAQNNGPQNGMSVEDRIVFGLDSVKDIVGKVWLYVVLGIAAGAAIHGYVPEDMMASIMGKDVWWAVPASVLLGIPMYTNAAGVIPIVDALLGKGAALGTVLAFMMSVIALSFPEMVILRKVLKPKLIAVFVGVVASGILIVGYLFNMII, from the coding sequence ATGGAAGAGTTAAATATCAAACCGTGTGCGTGTTCGTCAGAACCCAAGGGATTGAAACCTCTGGGTTTGAATCCTGAAGCTGAAACGAGTGTAGGGGCTCAGAAAGATTCATCTTTACCCATCAAAGGCAATGCGCTTTGGGCGGCTATGGCCGGTGGGTTACTGCTCTGGTATGCAATTTATTCACAGCTGTTGCCATTCTCCAAGTATGCAGCCTTTGGTTTGTTCGGCCTGATACCGGGCAGTCACCTGGGTGAAGCTGTACAGTTCTTTATCTACGATACCCCCAAGGTGTTGATGCTGTTGGTGCTGGTTGTATTCGGTATCGGCATTATCCGTTCATACGTGACCGTGGAGTGGACTCGGAAAGTTCTGGCCGGGAAACGAGAATCCTACGGTAATGTTCTTGCCGCACTGCTCGGTGTTGTTACCCCGTTCTGCTCTTGCTCAGCAGTTCCACTGTTTATCGGTTTTGTTGCCGGGGAAGTTCCTTTGGGCGTGACTTTTTCTTTTCTGATTTCCGCGCCGATGGTTAATGAAGTGGCGCTGGTCCTTTTGTATGGACTTATGGGCTGGAAAGTAGCTGCCCTTTATTTTGTTACCGGTATTTCCATTGCGATTGTAGCCGGCTGGGTTATCGGAAGGCTGGGCATGGAAAAGCATGTGGAAGGCTGGGTTAAGCTGGCTACTGCACAGAACAACGGCCCGCAGAATGGCATGAGCGTTGAGGACCGTATTGTTTTCGGTCTTGATTCAGTAAAGGACATCGTCGGTAAGGTCTGGCTGTACGTTGTGCTCGGTATTGCAGCCGGTGCCGCTATTCATGGCTATGTTCCCGAAGATATGATGGCTTCCATTATGGGTAAGGATGTCTGGTGGGCCGTTCCTGCTTCTGTGCTTCTGGGTATCCCCATGTACACCAATGCTGCCGGGGTTATCCCTATTGTCGATGCCCTGCTGGGTAAGGGGGCAGCTCTTGGAACAGTGCTGGCTTTCATGATGAGCGTCATCGCTCTTTCCTTTCCGGAGATGGTCATTCTGCGCAAGGTTCTTAAACCCAAGCTGATTGCTGTCTTTGTCGGGGTTGTGGCTAGCGGAATCCTCATCGTGGGCTATCTTTTTAATATGATCATTTAG